A genomic region of Alphaproteobacteria bacterium contains the following coding sequences:
- a CDS encoding type II toxin-antitoxin system VapC family toxin translates to MSFLIDTNIVSEVGKGARCNANVASWYASIDDGDLYLSVMVLGEIRKGIELARRRDPAKAEALEAWTREVDAAFGDRVLPIDGAVADEWGRMSALRPIPVIDGLLAATAKAHRMTLVTRNEADVAGLGAKVLNPFRG, encoded by the coding sequence TTGAGTTTCCTGATCGATACCAACATCGTCTCCGAGGTTGGCAAGGGCGCTCGCTGCAACGCCAACGTCGCGTCTTGGTACGCTTCGATCGATGACGGCGATCTTTATCTCAGCGTCATGGTGCTCGGCGAGATCCGCAAGGGCATCGAATTGGCCCGACGGCGCGACCCGGCCAAAGCGGAGGCTTTGGAAGCCTGGACGCGTGAAGTCGACGCCGCTTTCGGTGATCGGGTACTGCCGATCGATGGCGCCGTGGCGGATGAATGGGGCCGCATGAGTGCGCTGCGTCCCATCCCGGTGATCGATGGCTTGCTGGCGGCGACCGCCAAGGCCCACCGCATGACGCTGGTAACCCGCAACGAAGCCGATGTGGCGGGGCTTGGTGCCAAGGTTCTCAACCCGTTTAGGGGTTAA
- a CDS encoding membrane dipeptidase, giving the protein MNAADFPPLGAYDFGLSDAQEERARRLYDAAIVIDFAFQHPGGYRVFEREPFKSGYLHMVGKYSGLELLEKLAFKFPYECDLDLMRELWAQSGVTVGLVDAYYNMTDVNEPQVNVEIIDMVPWLRLVRNAADILEVKAADEHGLMLFCQPVGTVARDLGAFERAYEAGLRSFMLTYNKTNVIACGCTERLDHGLTDFGLELMALLNDLGVVVDLSHCGRATTIEACRVSKHPVSANHTGAQALFDHPRLKSDDEIRAIADTGGIVGVFAIPFFMSLEPEVGIDLLLDHIDHIANLVGWQHVGIGSDFPHVAPKAVLADVFDAKTVELLGFRPEHNLKPTQNFVGFDDYGEYVNFSRGLVKRGYGDEQVSGILGGNYLRVFEQVCG; this is encoded by the coding sequence CGCAGGAAGAACGCGCCCGGCGGCTTTACGACGCGGCCATCGTCATCGACTTCGCCTTCCAGCATCCCGGCGGCTACCGCGTCTTCGAGCGCGAGCCCTTCAAGTCGGGGTATCTCCACATGGTGGGGAAATATTCCGGGCTCGAACTCCTCGAGAAGTTGGCCTTCAAATTTCCCTACGAATGCGACCTGGACCTGATGCGCGAGCTCTGGGCTCAGTCGGGGGTGACGGTGGGGCTGGTGGACGCATATTACAACATGACCGACGTCAATGAGCCCCAGGTCAACGTCGAGATCATCGATATGGTGCCCTGGCTGCGCCTGGTGCGAAACGCCGCCGACATTCTCGAGGTCAAGGCCGCCGACGAGCACGGGTTGATGCTTTTTTGCCAGCCCGTGGGCACGGTGGCGCGGGACCTCGGGGCCTTCGAGCGGGCCTACGAGGCCGGCTTGCGCAGCTTCATGCTGACCTACAACAAGACCAACGTCATCGCCTGCGGCTGCACGGAGCGGCTGGACCACGGCCTCACGGACTTCGGCCTGGAGCTCATGGCGCTGCTGAACGATCTCGGCGTTGTCGTCGATCTCTCGCATTGCGGCCGGGCCACCACGATCGAGGCCTGCCGTGTCTCGAAACACCCGGTCAGCGCCAACCACACCGGCGCCCAGGCGCTCTTCGACCACCCGCGCCTCAAATCCGACGACGAGATCCGCGCCATCGCCGACACCGGCGGCATTGTCGGCGTCTTCGCCATCCCCTTCTTCATGAGCCTCGAGCCCGAGGTGGGAATAGACCTACTCCTCGACCACATCGACCACATCGCCAATCTCGTGGGCTGGCAGCACGTGGGGATCGGCAGCGACTTCCCCCACGTCGCCCCCAAGGCCGTGCTGGCCGACGTCTTCGACGCCAAGACCGTGGAGCTCTTGGGATTCCGGCCCGAACACAACCTCAAGCCCACGCAAAACTTCGTCGGCTTCGACGATTACGGCGAATACGTCAACTTCAGCCGCGGTTTGGTGAAGCGCGGCTATGGCGACGAACAGGTCAGTGGGATCTTGGGTGGAAATTATCTACGGGTGTTTGAGCAGGTGTGTGGGTAG